A window from Cryobacterium sp. PAMC25264 encodes these proteins:
- a CDS encoding PHP domain-containing protein — translation MAVERRFTGPIDLHTHSSVSDGTETPSQLVRAAAAAGLGTVALTDHDSTAGWSEASVAARTAGITLIPGMEFSTRVGHASIHLLAYLFDPSDAGIVAETAHIRQARLTRAEQMVARIGADYEITWDDVLAQTTTGGTVGRPHIADALVANGLALTRSEAFAGILHWEAGYYQPHYAPDPLRAVTLVRAAGGVPVIAHPATRGVADVMAESRLAALVGAGLFGLELRHRENKPEATARLTMLAEKYGLAITGSSDYHGEGKPNRLGENTTTPEVLERLVAEGRGSAPVTPA, via the coding sequence GCTCGTGCGCGCCGCTGCGGCGGCGGGCCTGGGCACGGTGGCCCTCACCGACCACGACTCCACGGCGGGATGGTCGGAAGCTTCTGTGGCGGCCCGGACGGCGGGCATCACCCTGATACCGGGCATGGAATTCAGCACCCGGGTCGGGCACGCCAGCATCCACCTACTCGCGTACCTGTTCGACCCGTCGGATGCCGGGATCGTCGCGGAGACCGCGCATATTCGTCAGGCCAGGCTCACACGGGCGGAGCAGATGGTGGCCCGGATCGGCGCCGACTACGAGATCACCTGGGACGACGTGCTCGCCCAGACCACCACGGGCGGAACCGTGGGCCGTCCGCACATCGCGGACGCCCTCGTGGCCAACGGCCTCGCCCTCACTCGCAGCGAGGCGTTCGCGGGCATCCTGCACTGGGAGGCGGGCTACTACCAGCCGCACTACGCGCCGGATCCGCTGCGCGCAGTGACGCTCGTGCGTGCGGCCGGGGGTGTGCCCGTGATCGCGCATCCGGCCACCCGGGGCGTCGCCGACGTGATGGCTGAGAGCCGGCTGGCCGCGCTCGTGGGCGCCGGCCTGTTCGGCTTGGAGCTGCGGCACCGGGAGAACAAGCCGGAGGCTACCGCGCGGCTCACCATGCTCGCCGAGAAGTACGGTCTGGCCATTACCGGGTCCAGCGACTACCACGGCGAGGGCAAACCCAACCGGCTGGGCGAGAACACCACCACCCCCGAGGTGCTCGAGCGCCTCGTGGCCGAGGGCCGCGGCTCGGCGCCGGTCACTCCCGCCTGA
- a CDS encoding ATP-dependent DNA helicase: protein MSSIDSTSRRAVSALDIAEALGMFPPTSEQQAVIEAPLRPTLVVAGAGSGKTETMANRVLWLLANGHARPDQILGLTFTRKAAGELAERINGRIRQLSEAGLMPTGDGTADPVTGLAAGPDSADLFNAPAVSTYNSFASRLFTDNALLLGREPESVLLSETSAWLLARRVVVAHGDGRLVRYGKGVDAVTDAVLSLSRALAENPPPFVPGEEPEPHDLARLANSFGYLADLPYGNPRKKKPYDSVLEAIAAVAPLPVLAELADAYGAEKRRQGLIEFSDQVALALQVCRKVPAVVARYREQYRIVLLDEYQDTSVLQTELLRTLFAHHPVMAVGDPHQSIYGWRGASSANLLGFSTDFAELANTEAPSMSLSYTWRNPVTVLDAANALVAPLSAQLRARPNGIQVETLKVPAGKAAGRVKAAMHETIADEAAAIARWFAARLGSETSPADPDAEPRSGAMLFRARRDMEFYAEVLREHGVPAHVLGLGGLLSTPEVADVLAVLRVVHDPSAGSDLIRLLTGGRWRIGVRDLQALSGVAGWLATHDWAQKAVSDELKAKLRASVATEESRSLVDALDFVASVPETHGQLAAFSDEGRQRLRQAGRQLAWLRSRAGLGLLDFVRLIEQETLLDLELVANESHGRALANLYAFHDAVSAFLDSDEQGTLASFLRWLARAERQDDLGPRGEAAEPGTVQLLTIHGSKGLEWDFVAIPGMTEKNLPAPSREVSGWLRFGELPYPCRGDRAELPELRRLGHETQLSFDIDFELYKQELADRHDAEERRLIYVATTRSQQQLLLTGAFWGGGTTVRKPSRYLLELAEAGLIPELPEGSEHDEKPLTDEDTSEVWPFDPLGTRRPVVEAAAALVRAQGGDIGDGVGDDVRDLDEPDTPWSREVTLLLEERALRLAGPVALDVPTRIPASRFKDYVDDPAAVLARLRRPMPERPYRATRLGTLFHSWVEQRSAGGSSGDLLDASLDELDLDFEGDEEFTAGSDTGMPVELDQLERFKATFERSPWANLAPEEVEIEIHHVLGDQVFICKLDAVYKTETGYQVVDWKTGKAPKDAADLELKQTQLALYRLAYATWKGIDPAIVDAVFYFVADDMIVAPERLYSEEDLVRAWSSVAGASAAVEIGPVASSV from the coding sequence ATGAGCAGCATCGACTCCACGTCACGCCGGGCGGTCTCCGCCCTCGACATCGCCGAGGCGCTGGGCATGTTCCCGCCCACCAGCGAACAGCAGGCCGTGATCGAGGCGCCGCTTCGCCCCACCCTCGTGGTGGCCGGGGCCGGAAGCGGCAAGACCGAGACCATGGCCAACCGGGTGCTCTGGCTGCTGGCCAACGGCCATGCCCGGCCCGACCAGATCCTCGGCCTCACCTTCACCCGCAAGGCCGCCGGCGAGCTCGCCGAACGCATCAACGGACGCATCCGTCAGCTCAGCGAGGCCGGGCTGATGCCCACCGGCGACGGCACGGCGGACCCCGTCACCGGCCTGGCCGCCGGGCCCGACTCGGCCGACCTGTTCAACGCGCCGGCCGTGTCCACCTACAACTCTTTCGCCAGCCGGCTGTTCACCGACAACGCGCTGCTGCTCGGCCGCGAACCCGAGTCGGTGCTGCTCAGCGAGACCAGCGCCTGGCTGCTCGCCCGCCGGGTGGTCGTGGCCCACGGCGACGGCCGGCTCGTGAGATATGGCAAGGGCGTCGACGCCGTGACGGATGCCGTGCTCTCGCTCAGCCGGGCGCTGGCCGAGAACCCGCCACCGTTCGTGCCCGGCGAGGAGCCCGAACCGCACGACCTGGCCCGCCTGGCGAACAGCTTCGGCTACCTCGCCGACCTGCCCTACGGCAACCCGCGCAAGAAGAAGCCGTACGACTCGGTGCTCGAGGCCATCGCCGCCGTGGCCCCGCTGCCCGTGCTGGCCGAACTCGCGGATGCCTACGGCGCCGAGAAGCGCCGCCAAGGCCTGATCGAATTCTCCGACCAGGTGGCGTTGGCTTTACAGGTCTGCCGCAAGGTGCCGGCCGTGGTGGCCCGCTACCGCGAGCAGTATCGCATCGTGCTGCTCGACGAATACCAGGACACCTCGGTGCTGCAGACCGAGCTTCTGCGCACCCTCTTCGCGCACCACCCGGTGATGGCCGTCGGCGACCCGCACCAGTCCATCTACGGATGGCGCGGCGCCAGTTCGGCCAACCTGCTCGGCTTCTCCACCGACTTCGCCGAGCTGGCCAACACCGAGGCACCCTCGATGTCGCTCTCGTACACCTGGCGCAACCCGGTGACCGTGCTCGACGCCGCAAACGCGCTCGTCGCGCCGCTCAGCGCCCAGCTGCGCGCCCGGCCCAACGGCATCCAGGTGGAGACCCTCAAGGTCCCCGCCGGCAAGGCCGCCGGCCGGGTCAAGGCCGCGATGCACGAGACCATCGCCGACGAGGCCGCCGCCATTGCCCGCTGGTTCGCCGCGCGGCTGGGCAGCGAGACCTCGCCCGCCGACCCCGACGCCGAGCCCCGCTCGGGAGCGATGCTTTTCCGCGCCCGGCGCGACATGGAGTTCTACGCCGAGGTACTGCGGGAACACGGCGTGCCCGCGCACGTGCTGGGCCTGGGCGGCCTGCTCTCCACGCCGGAGGTGGCCGATGTGCTCGCCGTGCTCCGGGTGGTGCACGACCCGTCCGCCGGCAGCGACCTGATCCGGCTGCTCACGGGCGGCCGGTGGCGCATCGGGGTGCGCGACCTGCAGGCCTTGTCGGGCGTGGCCGGTTGGCTCGCCACGCACGACTGGGCACAGAAGGCCGTGTCGGACGAGCTCAAGGCCAAGCTGCGCGCATCCGTCGCCACCGAAGAAAGCCGCTCGCTCGTGGACGCCCTCGACTTCGTCGCCAGCGTGCCGGAGACCCACGGCCAGCTGGCCGCGTTCAGCGACGAGGGACGCCAGCGACTCCGCCAGGCCGGCCGGCAACTGGCCTGGCTGCGCAGCCGCGCGGGCCTGGGCCTGCTCGACTTCGTGCGCCTGATCGAGCAGGAGACCCTGCTCGACCTCGAACTGGTCGCCAACGAGAGCCACGGCCGCGCCCTGGCCAACCTCTACGCCTTCCACGACGCCGTGTCGGCGTTCCTCGACAGCGACGAGCAAGGCACCCTGGCCAGCTTCCTGCGTTGGCTGGCCCGGGCCGAAAGACAGGACGACCTCGGCCCCCGCGGCGAGGCGGCCGAACCCGGCACCGTGCAGCTGCTCACCATCCACGGGTCCAAGGGCCTCGAGTGGGACTTCGTGGCCATCCCGGGGATGACCGAGAAGAACCTGCCCGCGCCGAGCCGGGAGGTGTCGGGCTGGCTGCGGTTCGGCGAGCTGCCCTATCCCTGTCGGGGAGACCGGGCCGAGCTGCCGGAGTTGCGCCGGCTGGGCCACGAGACGCAGCTATCGTTCGACATCGACTTCGAGCTCTACAAACAGGAACTCGCCGATCGGCACGACGCCGAGGAGCGGCGGCTGATCTACGTGGCCACCACCAGGTCCCAGCAGCAGTTGCTGCTCACCGGGGCGTTCTGGGGTGGCGGCACCACCGTGCGCAAGCCCAGCCGGTACCTGCTCGAACTGGCCGAGGCCGGGCTGATCCCCGAGTTGCCGGAGGGCAGCGAGCACGACGAGAAGCCCCTGACCGACGAGGACACCAGCGAGGTCTGGCCGTTCGATCCGCTCGGCACCCGGCGCCCGGTCGTCGAGGCCGCCGCCGCGCTCGTGCGCGCCCAGGGCGGCGACATCGGGGACGGTGTCGGCGACGACGTCAGGGACCTGGACGAGCCGGACACACCCTGGTCGCGGGAAGTGACGCTGCTGCTCGAGGAGCGCGCGCTGCGCCTGGCCGGCCCCGTCGCACTCGACGTGCCCACCCGTATTCCGGCCTCCCGGTTCAAGGACTACGTCGACGACCCGGCGGCCGTTCTGGCCCGGCTCCGGCGCCCGATGCCCGAGCGGCCCTACCGAGCTACCCGGCTGGGTACCCTGTTCCACTCCTGGGTCGAGCAGCGCTCCGCCGGCGGGTCGTCCGGGGATCTCCTCGACGCGAGTCTGGACGAGCTCGACCTCGATTTCGAGGGCGATGAGGAGTTCACGGCCGGTTCAGACACGGGCATGCCCGTCGAGCTGGATCAGCTGGAGCGGTTCAAGGCGACCTTCGAACGCTCGCCCTGGGCGAACCTGGCACCGGAGGAGGTGGAGATCGAGATCCACCACGTGCTGGGGGACCAGGTCTTCATCTGCAAGCTCGACGCGGTGTACAAGACCGAGACCGGTTACCAGGTGGTGGACTGGAAGACCGGCAAGGCACCCAAGGATGCCGCCGACCTCGAACTCAAGCAGACCCAGCTGGCGCTGTACCGGTTGGCTTACGCCACCTGGAAGGGTATCGACCCGGCCATCGTCGACGCGGTGTTCTACTTCGTCGCCGATGACATGATCGTCGCCCCTGAGCGGCTCTACTCCGAGGAAGACCTGGTGCGGGCCTGGTCGTCGGTCGCCGGCGCATCCGCCGCCGTGGAGATCGGGCCGGTGGCGTCGTCGGTGTAG
- a CDS encoding UrvD/REP family ATP-dependent DNA helicase, producing the protein MNPVTEVEPAAPVRAGDATADRQPVGLDASQQAVLELPAGRSAAVIGAPGSGKTRTLVEFVADRVLRLGISPSEVLVLVPTRTGATALRDRLALRLRVPTNGPLARTANSVAFQIVRDAEVAAGRTSPTLLTGGEQDQIIAEILQGDILEGTGPAWPSPLDAEVRGLRGFRTELRDLMMRAVEYGVTPERLSRLAADTERPEWAAAAQFITGYQEVKDQSRPGQFDSTELVQFAAAIVQAAPRTLPRNGAVRSAAASAVSAGNPLGPLADLRLIVLDDAQEATQSTLALLAQFAARGVTVVAFGDPDLSTGSFRGAHPDALGRLAHYLGLADVTTLTLETVHRHGPELRAVIREFTGRIGAAAAGTQRAAGTAIGAAAAGTDETAGPDTTAAGSDAAGMVQTVVTASPADQLAVIARRLRERHVLDGVPWGRMAVIVRTGALVPALSKGLAALEVPTQVAASQAALRDEPAVRAFILALDVTLGRRPLDADAAVDLLRGPLGGLDPITLRRLRAALRQQELSEPELTEAELSHLEPGEPAGHPDPARSPGSARTADQLLVEVFTNPELLESIDNRTARRAASCAKNLRQTRTAFAAGATIEELLWGLWQRSGLAPAWAEQSTGTGIDADEANHNLDAVVALFSAAQRFVERTPAAPPVLFVEHLVDTDVPEDTLAPRATAESVLVSTPSGTIGRDYDVVVLAGVQENVWPDLRIRGSLLGAGDLALLAAGEQPDPAGARTGVLHDELRMFAQAASRSTTELLVMAVDNDENQPSAFLRLLPEPDPAPLTRYPLSLRGLVGRLRRDLTQTLRPRLSPAADPVGALPAVLPARATDAAATLARLAREKVPGASPEEWYGLRQASTERPLNDPEAGDGPVRVSPSRMSAFETCPLHWLIGQIGGGDSSTAANLGTIIHKVMEDATDPAGAPDPALITADALWAGVEARWGELVFDADWQSRVQKTQARELTDRLAAYLGDGARDGTRLLSAEGRFQLDLDGAVLSGTIDRVERLPDGRAVIVDLKTGKGDPTSDTGVAEHPQLGAYQLAFAAGVIDGLEPGMELAGARLVIVSSGTQKQNYRNPTQPAFTPDELAAFSTRVTDDAAGMGGATFVAEIADHCLDPRSYGSCRIHVIKQVSS; encoded by the coding sequence ATGAACCCGGTGACCGAAGTAGAGCCAGCCGCCCCGGTGCGGGCGGGCGACGCCACCGCTGACCGGCAGCCGGTGGGCCTGGATGCCTCCCAACAGGCCGTGCTGGAGTTGCCAGCTGGCCGCTCGGCCGCCGTGATCGGCGCGCCCGGCTCCGGCAAGACCCGCACCCTCGTGGAATTCGTCGCAGACCGCGTGCTCCGCCTGGGCATCAGCCCGAGCGAGGTGCTGGTTCTCGTGCCCACCCGCACCGGCGCCACAGCGCTGCGGGACCGGTTGGCCCTGCGCCTGCGGGTGCCCACGAACGGTCCGTTGGCCCGCACCGCGAACTCGGTGGCCTTCCAGATCGTGCGGGACGCCGAGGTGGCGGCCGGACGCACCAGCCCGACTCTGCTCACCGGTGGCGAGCAGGACCAGATCATCGCCGAGATCCTGCAGGGCGACATCCTGGAGGGCACCGGGCCGGCCTGGCCCAGCCCGCTCGACGCCGAGGTCAGGGGCCTGCGCGGATTCCGCACCGAGCTTCGAGACCTGATGATGCGCGCCGTGGAATACGGTGTCACGCCCGAACGGCTGAGCCGGCTGGCCGCCGACACCGAACGACCGGAGTGGGCCGCTGCGGCCCAGTTCATCACGGGCTACCAGGAGGTCAAGGACCAGAGCCGCCCCGGCCAATTCGACTCCACCGAGCTCGTGCAGTTCGCCGCGGCCATCGTGCAGGCCGCCCCGCGGACCCTCCCGCGGAACGGAGCCGTGCGCTCCGCGGCGGCAAGCGCGGTGAGTGCAGGCAACCCACTCGGTCCGCTCGCCGATCTCCGGCTGATCGTGCTCGACGACGCCCAGGAGGCCACCCAGTCCACGCTGGCGCTGCTGGCCCAGTTCGCCGCCCGCGGCGTCACCGTCGTCGCGTTCGGCGATCCCGACCTCAGCACCGGGTCGTTTCGCGGCGCCCACCCGGATGCCCTCGGCCGCCTCGCCCACTACCTGGGCCTGGCCGACGTGACCACGCTCACCCTCGAAACCGTGCACCGGCACGGCCCCGAGCTGCGCGCGGTGATCCGCGAGTTCACCGGCCGGATCGGCGCCGCCGCCGCCGGAACCCAGCGTGCCGCCGGCACCGCCATCGGTGCCGCAGCCGCCGGAACGGACGAGACCGCAGGGCCGGACACCACCGCAGCAGGGTCCGACGCCGCCGGGATGGTGCAGACCGTCGTCACCGCGAGCCCGGCCGACCAGCTCGCCGTGATCGCCCGCCGGCTGCGCGAACGGCACGTGCTCGACGGGGTGCCGTGGGGGCGGATGGCCGTGATCGTGCGCACCGGCGCACTGGTGCCCGCCCTGTCCAAGGGGCTGGCCGCGCTCGAGGTGCCCACCCAGGTGGCCGCCTCCCAGGCGGCGCTCCGCGACGAACCGGCCGTGCGCGCATTCATCCTGGCCCTCGATGTGACCTTGGGGCGCCGCCCGCTCGACGCCGACGCCGCCGTCGACCTGCTGCGCGGCCCGCTCGGGGGCCTCGACCCGATCACCCTGCGGCGGCTGCGCGCCGCGCTGCGCCAACAGGAGCTGAGCGAGCCGGAGCTGACCGAAGCGGAACTGAGCCACCTGGAGCCTGGCGAGCCTGCTGGGCATCCCGACCCGGCCCGCAGTCCCGGTTCGGCGCGCACCGCCGACCAACTCCTGGTGGAGGTCTTCACCAACCCGGAGCTGCTGGAGAGCATCGACAACCGCACCGCCAGGCGGGCCGCCTCCTGCGCCAAGAACCTGCGGCAGACCCGCACGGCGTTCGCGGCCGGCGCCACCATCGAAGAGCTCCTCTGGGGGCTCTGGCAGCGCAGCGGGCTCGCCCCCGCCTGGGCGGAGCAGTCCACCGGTACCGGCATCGACGCCGACGAGGCCAATCACAACCTCGACGCGGTCGTGGCCCTGTTCTCCGCCGCGCAGCGCTTCGTCGAGCGCACCCCCGCCGCCCCGCCCGTGCTCTTTGTGGAGCACCTCGTCGACACCGACGTGCCCGAAGACACCCTCGCGCCGCGGGCGACGGCGGAGTCGGTGCTCGTCTCCACCCCCAGCGGCACCATCGGCCGGGACTACGACGTCGTGGTGCTCGCCGGCGTGCAGGAGAACGTCTGGCCCGACCTGCGCATCCGCGGCTCGCTGCTCGGCGCCGGCGACCTCGCCCTGCTCGCCGCGGGGGAGCAGCCCGACCCGGCCGGTGCCCGCACCGGCGTGCTGCATGACGAGCTGCGCATGTTCGCCCAGGCCGCCTCCCGCAGCACCACCGAACTGCTCGTGATGGCCGTCGACAACGACGAGAACCAGCCGTCGGCGTTCCTCAGGCTGCTGCCCGAACCGGACCCCGCACCGCTCACCCGGTACCCGCTGTCGCTGCGCGGCCTGGTCGGTCGCCTGCGCCGCGACCTCACCCAAACGCTCCGACCCCGCCTCTCGCCGGCGGCCGACCCGGTTGGCGCGCTGCCCGCCGTGCTGCCGGCCCGGGCCACGGATGCCGCGGCCACGCTCGCTCGCCTCGCCCGCGAGAAGGTGCCCGGCGCCTCACCCGAGGAATGGTACGGACTGCGCCAGGCCAGCACCGAGCGCCCGCTCAACGATCCGGAGGCCGGCGACGGCCCGGTGCGGGTCTCACCGTCGCGCATGTCCGCGTTCGAGACCTGCCCGTTGCACTGGCTGATCGGCCAGATCGGCGGCGGCGACTCGAGCACCGCGGCCAACCTCGGCACCATCATCCACAAGGTCATGGAAGACGCCACCGACCCGGCCGGCGCGCCGGATCCGGCCCTGATCACCGCGGATGCCCTCTGGGCCGGCGTGGAGGCCCGCTGGGGTGAGCTCGTCTTCGACGCCGACTGGCAGTCCAGGGTGCAGAAGACCCAGGCCCGCGAGCTCACCGACCGCCTCGCCGCCTACCTCGGCGACGGGGCCCGCGACGGCACCCGGCTGCTGAGCGCCGAGGGCCGATTCCAGCTGGACCTGGACGGCGCCGTGCTTTCCGGCACCATCGACCGGGTGGAACGGCTGCCGGACGGCCGTGCCGTCATCGTGGACCTCAAGACCGGCAAGGGCGACCCGACCAGCGACACCGGCGTCGCCGAACACCCGCAGCTCGGCGCGTACCAGCTGGCCTTCGCGGCCGGCGTCATCGACGGCCTGGAACCGGGCATGGAGCTCGCCGGAGCACGCCTGGTGATCGTGTCCTCCGGAACCCAGAAGCAGAACTACCGCAACCCCACCCAGCCGGCCTTCACGCCCGACGAACTCGCGGCCTTCAGCACCCGGGTCACCGACGACGCCGCCGGGATGGGCGGCGCCACCTTCGTGGCCGAGATCGCCGACCACTGTCTCGATCCCCGCTCGTACGGCTCGTGCCGTATCCACGTCATCAAGCAGGTCAGCTCATGA
- a CDS encoding GNAT family N-acetyltransferase: MLQLTPTTSRDLEELTEFLRGVDLTLSGLASPAVRLWITRDASTGCIVASTGFECSDDGSQVLIRSVAVDPSRRGRGTGLELAGFALDKAAEAGAERAWLFSRRSGEFWQRLGFALASTGDLAAALARTHQVRHFAETGQLAREVAWSRRLS, encoded by the coding sequence ATGCTCCAGCTGACCCCGACGACCTCTCGTGATCTGGAGGAGTTGACCGAGTTCCTGCGGGGCGTCGACCTCACCCTGAGCGGACTGGCCTCTCCTGCCGTGCGCTTGTGGATCACGCGTGACGCGTCCACCGGCTGCATCGTCGCCAGCACAGGCTTCGAGTGCAGCGACGATGGCAGCCAGGTTCTCATACGCAGTGTTGCCGTTGATCCGTCCCGCCGCGGGCGAGGCACGGGCCTCGAGCTGGCCGGATTCGCTCTCGACAAAGCAGCAGAAGCTGGAGCGGAGCGCGCGTGGCTGTTCAGCCGCCGCTCGGGAGAGTTCTGGCAGCGGCTGGGCTTTGCTCTGGCGTCCACCGGGGACCTCGCAGCGGCGCTGGCGAGAACGCATCAGGTGCGGCACTTCGCCGAAACAGGTCAGCTTGCCCGCGAGGTGGCCTGGAGCCGGCGGCTCAGCTGA
- a CDS encoding DEAD/DEAH box helicase: MTFTELNIDQDIVDALAAKGILEPFPIQTQTIPLALSGQDIIGQAKTGTGKTLGFGLPLIQRLGLNPEPGVQALVVVPTRELCVQVSEDLELAASNRGTTIVSIYGGKAYEGQIEQLKAGAQIVVGTPGRLLDLASQRLLSLSNVREMVLDEADKMLDLGFLSDIEKLFSQTPSTRHTMLFSATMPGPIVALARRFMTKPIHIRASDPDEGLMQANIEHLVYRAHNMDKDEVIGRILMAEGRGKTVIFTRTKRAAAKLVEELGDRGFNATAVHGDLNQEQRERAMAAFKAGKKDILIATDVAARGIDVDDVTHVINHTIPEDEKAYLHRVGRTGRAGKTGIAVTFVDWDDMPKWTLINKALDFGTPEPQETYSSSPHLYTDLNIPAGSKGRLRATPIKETVPGAASGRDGNRGGRSDSRSGGRTDGRSDGRAGSGRSGEQASRPRTRVGTTTNPDAPAATPAAGTHDGGGAEHHDGNSAPRRRSRTRRRSPQATTA; this comes from the coding sequence GTGACCTTCACCGAACTCAATATCGACCAGGACATCGTTGACGCCCTGGCCGCCAAGGGCATCCTCGAGCCCTTCCCGATCCAGACCCAGACGATCCCCCTCGCTCTCAGCGGCCAGGACATCATCGGCCAGGCCAAGACCGGAACCGGTAAGACCCTCGGCTTCGGGCTGCCGCTGATCCAGCGCCTCGGCCTGAACCCCGAGCCCGGCGTGCAGGCCCTCGTAGTCGTTCCCACGCGCGAATTGTGCGTGCAGGTCAGCGAAGACCTCGAGCTCGCAGCGAGCAACCGCGGCACCACCATCGTTTCCATCTACGGCGGCAAGGCCTACGAGGGTCAGATCGAGCAGCTCAAGGCCGGCGCGCAGATCGTGGTCGGCACCCCCGGTCGTCTGCTCGACCTCGCCAGCCAGCGCCTGCTGAGCCTCTCCAACGTGCGCGAGATGGTGCTCGACGAGGCCGACAAGATGCTCGACCTCGGTTTCCTCTCCGACATCGAGAAGCTCTTCTCGCAGACCCCGTCCACCCGTCACACCATGCTCTTCTCGGCCACCATGCCCGGCCCGATCGTGGCCCTGGCCCGCCGGTTCATGACCAAGCCCATCCACATCCGCGCGAGCGACCCCGATGAGGGCCTCATGCAGGCCAACATCGAGCACCTGGTCTACCGGGCGCACAACATGGACAAGGACGAGGTCATCGGCCGCATCCTGATGGCCGAGGGCCGCGGCAAGACCGTGATCTTCACCCGCACCAAGCGGGCCGCGGCCAAGCTCGTCGAGGAACTCGGCGACCGTGGCTTCAACGCCACCGCCGTGCACGGCGACCTCAACCAGGAGCAGCGCGAGCGCGCCATGGCGGCGTTCAAGGCCGGCAAGAAGGACATCCTGATCGCCACGGATGTCGCCGCGCGCGGCATCGACGTCGACGACGTCACCCACGTGATCAACCACACCATCCCCGAGGACGAGAAGGCCTACCTGCACCGCGTGGGCCGCACCGGCCGCGCCGGCAAGACCGGCATCGCGGTCACCTTCGTGGACTGGGACGACATGCCCAAGTGGACCCTGATCAACAAGGCCCTCGACTTCGGTACCCCGGAGCCGCAGGAGACCTACTCCTCGTCGCCGCACCTCTACACCGACCTGAACATCCCGGCCGGCTCGAAGGGTCGCCTGCGTGCGACCCCGATCAAGGAGACCGTGCCCGGCGCCGCTTCCGGCCGTGACGGGAACCGCGGTGGCCGCAGCGACAGCCGCTCCGGCGGACGCACCGACGGCCGCTCGGACGGGCGCGCCGGTTCGGGTCGCTCGGGCGAGCAGGCCAGTCGTCCGCGCACCCGCGTGGGCACGACCACCAACCCGGATGCCCCCGCCGCCACCCCGGCAGCCGGCACCCACGACGGCGGAGGCGCCGAGCACCACGACGGCAACAGCGCTCCCCGCCGTCGCAGCCGCACCCGCCGCCGCTCCCCGCAGGCGACCACGGCGTAA
- a CDS encoding DUF3107 domain-containing protein, with protein MDIRIGIFNSPREISFETTQPANEVEETVAAALAGQTGYLKLSDKKGRLYIVPTIGLAYVELGSEESRRVGFVA; from the coding sequence GTGGACATCCGCATTGGTATCTTCAACTCCCCCCGGGAGATCAGTTTCGAGACGACTCAGCCGGCCAACGAGGTCGAAGAGACCGTCGCAGCCGCCCTCGCCGGGCAGACCGGCTACCTCAAGCTCAGCGACAAGAAGGGGCGCCTGTACATCGTCCCCACCATCGGACTGGCCTATGTCGAGCTGGGCTCCGAGGAGTCCCGCCGCGTCGGCTTCGTGGCGTAA
- a CDS encoding ferritin-like fold-containing protein: MISWLGERPKRAETPRLSVRAERRATTKVDITELVPDLLTYLGQAAYFELGMFESLSTAVITAPSLAAKEGLSLAAGRALSKHHGLIEEIRRRDGEPATVMGPFVPALDSFRTATGGEDWPELLLSCYLTGGLLDDFFIRLSDALPGDVGPRIAHLLGEHGGADVLVHELSAAITAQPALESRLAMWGRRLVGDTLLVARSAMAVSQDSRIEPVFTELIAAHTRRMDGLGLTA; the protein is encoded by the coding sequence GTGATCTCGTGGTTAGGTGAACGTCCCAAACGGGCAGAGACGCCCCGACTGTCGGTCAGGGCTGAACGCCGCGCCACGACGAAGGTCGACATCACCGAACTGGTACCCGACCTGCTCACCTATCTCGGCCAGGCCGCGTATTTCGAACTGGGCATGTTCGAGAGCCTGTCCACGGCCGTGATCACCGCGCCCAGCCTCGCCGCGAAGGAAGGCCTCAGCCTGGCCGCCGGGCGCGCGCTGTCGAAGCATCACGGCCTGATCGAGGAGATCCGTCGCCGGGACGGCGAACCGGCCACCGTGATGGGACCGTTCGTTCCCGCGCTCGACAGCTTCCGCACGGCCACGGGCGGCGAGGACTGGCCTGAGCTGCTGCTCAGCTGCTACCTCACGGGCGGCCTGCTCGACGATTTCTTCATCCGGCTCTCCGACGCGCTTCCCGGTGACGTGGGACCGCGGATCGCCCACCTGCTCGGTGAGCACGGCGGCGCCGACGTTCTCGTGCACGAGTTGTCCGCGGCCATCACCGCGCAGCCCGCGCTGGAATCCCGCCTAGCCATGTGGGGGCGGCGGCTGGTGGGGGACACCCTGCTCGTGGCCAGGTCCGCCATGGCCGTCAGCCAGGATTCCCGCATCGAACCGGTCTTCACCGAACTGATCGCCGCGCACACCCGCCGTATGGACGGCCTGGGCCTCACCGCCTAG